The Haloplanus salinarum genome includes a region encoding these proteins:
- a CDS encoding LAGLIDADG family homing endonuclease yields the protein MAQSSQNQELIDRFVRFYRNYYRDEISRLAQRYPNEQRSLHVDYDDLYTFDQDLADDFLSQPEQIGEFAEEALRVYDLPADVSLGQAHVRLRNLPDTVDIRSIRVHDNHVGRLIAVSGIIRKATDVRPKITEAAFECQRCGTMTYIPQSDGGFQEPHECQGCERQGPFRVNYDQSEFVDSQKLRVQESPEGLRGGETPQSIDIDIEDDITGEVTAGDHVTVTGVLHIDQVTEGNEKSQLFDLYMDGVSVEIEDEQFEDMEISEADKRNIVELSNHPDIYEEMVASVAPSIYGYDEEKLAMILQLFSGVTKELPDGSRIRGDLHMLLIGDPGTGKCLDGETLVTLADGREVPIRALVERNLDDPTAVDDGVYDETDIDVASVTKDGTVTTRRATRVWKREAPERLYRIRTTSGREIEATPSHPLFVQDTGHLEATRADELTVGDRVAAPRKLDLKSNDTLDIGYRESKAPNAVRLDLPDRWTPRLARLVGFIIAEGHAVRHDDNTADVRITNQDDEILSDVSRALDDLGLTYTIDEPRTGTSASRVRCTASEFVSFLEGLEPAILEGSGEQRVPEAVRTASETTKREFLRAYVDGEGHVSTKQRELTVASMSPELLEGIRSLLLDFEVQSTLEQRSNGSYRLRISGNSFERYVRRIGFVTDRKTVAAEAFESVRSNTNVDTVPDIGDDLRRIRERLHLSQFDCGVPRTTYQHYERGDRNPSRGSLETIVEAFRERLDWLRAQREQLQDGNWEAVETVRDDLNLSQTELASGMDISQTAVSYYERTDAVPDGGSVTSAKSVLLDSIDEALDVSETVEKLAACCTNDVIWERIESIEAVEPDDDWVYDLEVVGTHTYLANGLVSHNSQLLSYIRNIAPRSVYTSGKGSSSAGLTAAAVRDDFGEGQQWSLEAGALVLADQGIAAVDELDKMRPEDRSAMHQALEQQEISISKAGINATLKSRCSLLGAANPKYGRFDQYEPIGEQIDLEPALISRFDLIFTVTDQPDPEEDAALAEHILRTNYAGELNTQRTEVANANHSQEEVESVTDTVDPAIDPELLRKYIAYAKRTCYPTMDDEAKSAIRDFYVDLRAKGADEDAPVPVTARKLEALVRLAEASARVRLSDTVERKDAERVIDIVRSCLQDIGVDPETGEFDADVIETGTSKSQRDRIKSIKDVIETVDAEYEGEAGAPLDAIVERAQAEGIEEEKVMDQIEQLRRKGDVYSPKTDQYKVV from the coding sequence ATGGCGCAGTCGTCGCAAAACCAGGAGTTGATCGACCGGTTCGTCAGGTTCTACCGGAACTACTACCGCGACGAGATCAGCCGCCTCGCCCAGCGCTACCCCAACGAACAGCGGTCCCTCCACGTCGACTACGACGACCTCTACACCTTCGATCAGGACCTCGCGGACGACTTCCTCTCCCAGCCGGAACAGATCGGCGAGTTCGCCGAGGAGGCCCTCCGGGTGTACGACCTGCCCGCGGACGTATCGCTCGGACAGGCCCACGTCCGCCTGCGGAACCTCCCCGACACGGTCGACATCCGCTCGATCCGCGTCCACGACAACCACGTCGGACGCCTGATCGCCGTCTCGGGCATCATCCGCAAGGCCACCGACGTCCGCCCGAAGATCACCGAGGCCGCCTTCGAGTGCCAGCGCTGTGGCACGATGACGTACATCCCCCAGTCCGACGGCGGCTTCCAGGAACCCCACGAGTGCCAGGGCTGTGAGCGACAGGGCCCCTTCCGCGTCAACTACGACCAGTCGGAGTTCGTCGACTCCCAGAAGCTCCGGGTCCAGGAGTCACCCGAGGGCCTGCGCGGCGGGGAGACCCCCCAGAGCATCGACATCGACATCGAGGACGACATCACCGGCGAGGTGACCGCGGGGGACCACGTCACCGTCACCGGCGTCCTCCACATCGACCAGGTGACGGAGGGCAACGAGAAGTCACAGCTGTTCGACCTCTACATGGACGGGGTCAGCGTCGAGATCGAGGACGAACAGTTCGAGGACATGGAGATCAGCGAGGCGGACAAGCGAAACATCGTCGAACTGTCGAACCACCCCGACATCTACGAGGAGATGGTCGCCTCCGTCGCGCCCTCCATCTACGGCTACGACGAGGAGAAACTCGCGATGATCCTCCAGTTGTTCTCGGGCGTGACGAAGGAACTCCCCGACGGCTCGCGGATTCGGGGGGACCTGCATATGCTGTTGATCGGGGACCCCGGGACGGGGAAGTGCCTCGATGGAGAGACCCTGGTGACGCTGGCTGACGGTCGTGAGGTGCCGATTCGAGCCCTCGTCGAACGGAATCTCGACGATCCGACGGCCGTGGACGACGGCGTCTACGACGAGACGGACATCGATGTGGCCTCGGTCACGAAGGACGGGACGGTCACGACACGGCGAGCGACGAGAGTGTGGAAACGGGAGGCACCCGAGCGCCTATATCGGATCCGGACGACGAGCGGTCGGGAAATCGAAGCGACGCCGTCGCATCCGCTGTTCGTACAGGACACTGGGCACCTCGAAGCGACCAGAGCCGACGAACTCACCGTCGGCGACCGTGTCGCAGCACCGCGAAAACTCGACCTCAAGAGCAACGACACGCTCGATATCGGGTATCGGGAATCAAAAGCCCCGAACGCCGTCCGTCTCGACCTGCCGGATCGGTGGACACCCCGTCTTGCACGCCTCGTTGGATTCATCATTGCCGAAGGACACGCGGTCCGCCACGACGACAACACCGCAGACGTTCGGATCACCAACCAAGACGACGAGATTCTGTCCGACGTCAGTCGGGCTCTGGACGACCTCGGACTGACGTACACCATCGATGAACCGCGGACGGGTACCTCTGCAAGCAGAGTTCGATGTACGGCCAGCGAGTTCGTCAGTTTTCTCGAAGGCCTCGAGCCGGCGATCCTAGAAGGATCCGGGGAGCAGCGAGTCCCGGAGGCCGTGCGTACTGCGAGCGAAACGACCAAGCGGGAGTTCCTCCGCGCGTACGTCGACGGCGAAGGACACGTCTCGACGAAACAGCGTGAACTCACCGTCGCGTCTATGAGTCCTGAACTGTTGGAGGGGATTCGATCACTCCTGTTGGATTTCGAGGTCCAATCGACGCTTGAACAGCGTTCCAACGGCAGCTATCGTCTCCGAATCAGCGGTAACAGTTTCGAGAGATACGTTCGCCGAATCGGCTTCGTCACCGATCGTAAGACGGTAGCAGCGGAGGCGTTCGAGTCGGTCCGCAGTAACACGAACGTCGATACTGTCCCCGACATCGGCGACGACCTCCGGCGGATCCGCGAACGGCTTCACCTCTCGCAGTTCGACTGTGGCGTCCCGCGAACGACGTACCAACACTACGAACGCGGCGACCGGAATCCGAGCAGAGGGAGCCTCGAAACGATCGTCGAGGCGTTTCGGGAACGTCTCGACTGGCTCCGAGCGCAACGAGAGCAGTTGCAGGACGGGAACTGGGAGGCCGTCGAAACGGTTCGAGACGATCTGAACCTCTCCCAGACGGAACTCGCTTCTGGGATGGACATCTCCCAGACCGCGGTGAGCTATTACGAACGGACTGACGCCGTACCTGATGGTGGAAGCGTCACCAGTGCAAAGAGTGTGCTACTCGACAGCATCGACGAAGCGCTCGACGTCTCGGAGACCGTCGAGAAGCTAGCGGCGTGCTGTACTAACGACGTGATCTGGGAGCGGATCGAGTCAATCGAAGCCGTCGAACCGGACGACGACTGGGTGTACGACCTCGAAGTCGTCGGCACACACACGTACCTCGCCAACGGGCTCGTCTCACACAACTCGCAGTTGCTCTCGTACATCCGCAACATCGCCCCCCGCTCCGTCTACACCTCGGGGAAGGGCTCCAGTTCCGCGGGGCTCACGGCCGCCGCCGTTCGCGACGACTTCGGCGAGGGGCAACAGTGGAGCCTCGAAGCGGGCGCCCTGGTGTTGGCCGACCAGGGCATCGCCGCGGTCGACGAACTCGACAAGATGCGACCGGAGGATCGGTCGGCCATGCACCAGGCGCTCGAGCAGCAGGAGATTTCGATTTCCAAGGCCGGCATCAACGCCACCCTCAAGTCCCGCTGTTCGCTCCTCGGCGCCGCGAACCCCAAGTACGGCCGGTTCGACCAGTACGAACCCATCGGCGAACAGATCGACCTCGAACCCGCCCTGATCTCGCGGTTCGACCTCATCTTCACCGTCACCGACCAGCCCGACCCGGAGGAGGACGCCGCCCTCGCGGAGCACATCCTGCGGACGAACTACGCGGGCGAGTTGAACACCCAGCGGACGGAGGTGGCGAACGCCAACCACAGCCAGGAGGAGGTCGAATCGGTGACTGACACGGTCGATCCGGCCATCGACCCCGAACTGCTGCGGAAGTATATCGCGTACGCCAAACGAACCTGCTATCCGACGATGGACGACGAGGCGAAGTCGGCCATCCGCGATTTCTACGTCGACCTCCGGGCGAAGGGCGCCGACGAGGACGCTCCGGTGCCGGTCACCGCCCGCAAGCTGGAGGCGCTGGTGCGGCTGGCGGAGGCGAGCGCGCGCGTCCGGCTCTCGGATACCGTCGAGCGCAAGGACGCCGAGCGCGTGATCGACATCGTCCGCTCCTGTCTGCAGGACATCGGGGTCGACCCCGAGACGGGCGAGTTCGACGCCGACGTCATCGAGACTGGGACCTCCAAGAGCCAGCGCGACCGCATTAAGAGCATCAAGGACGTCATCGAGACGGTCGACGCCGAGTACGAGGGCGAGGCCGGCGCGCCGCTCGACGCCATCGTCGAGCGCGCACAGGCCGAGGGCATCGAGGAGGAGAAGGTGATGGATCAGATCGAGCAGCTGCGCCGGAAAGGCGACGTGTACAGTCCGAAGACGGACCAGTACAAGGTGGTCTGA
- a CDS encoding AAA family ATPase, with translation MIVAVAGGKGGVGKTTVAYNLGAALDAVVVDADLGMADLPRGRGPDLHDVLAGRAAPTEAVRHGRVSLLPCGRSLAGARAADVRELADALRTVASRAGDVIVDCPAGLRADVGVPLAVADACVLVASPRRFALADVVRTRELARELDAGLVGVVLNRTTGDDDPPVDALRRTLGAPVSAVPADPRVGRSVDDERPMVSASPDSNAAAAFRSLGDAVRTCERERGGHSVSSA, from the coding sequence GTGATCGTCGCCGTCGCCGGCGGGAAAGGTGGCGTGGGGAAGACGACTGTCGCGTACAACCTGGGGGCGGCACTCGACGCCGTTGTCGTCGACGCCGACCTGGGGATGGCCGACCTCCCCCGCGGTCGGGGGCCGGACCTCCACGACGTCCTCGCGGGGCGGGCGGCCCCGACGGAGGCCGTCCGCCACGGACGGGTGTCGTTGTTGCCCTGTGGTCGCTCGCTCGCCGGCGCCCGCGCGGCGGACGTCCGCGAACTCGCTGACGCGCTCCGGACGGTGGCGTCACGAGCCGGCGACGTGATCGTCGACTGCCCGGCCGGCCTCCGTGCCGACGTGGGGGTCCCCCTCGCCGTCGCCGACGCCTGCGTCCTCGTGGCGTCGCCCCGACGGTTCGCGTTAGCCGACGTGGTCCGAACGCGGGAGTTGGCGCGGGAACTCGACGCGGGGCTGGTCGGCGTCGTGCTCAACCGGACGACCGGCGACGACGACCCGCCGGTGGACGCGCTCCGGCGGACGCTCGGGGCGCCAGTCTCGGCGGTGCCGGCCGACCCGCGCGTCGGTCGGTCCGTCGACGACGAGCGGCCGATGGTGTCGGCGTCGCCGGATTCGAACGCCGCCGCGGCGTTTCGCTCGCTCGGCGACGCGGTTCGGACCTGCGAGCGGGAGCGTGGCGGTCACTCCGTCAGCAGCGCGTAG
- a CDS encoding transcription initiation factor IIB, translated as MSQARTECPECSGRLNTQGTETVCGQCGLVVDEYRIDHGPEWRSFADDETSPERTGAPLTQSRHDRGLSTDIGRSTRIKGRKRRRLSRMRTQHNRAQISTKRERNQVYAFTEIRRLVGALSLPRHVRESACSLFRSAQEADLLRGRSLEGFASATVYATCRICSVSRTVDEVVDAAKASETEHRAAYRALNRELDIATGPIHPVEYIPRYASELDVSEAVRRNAEAHARRLRESGDIAGRNPSGVAAACLYTAAREAGASLTQQDAADVAGVTPVTVRNTYALLTE; from the coding sequence ATGAGCCAGGCACGGACGGAGTGTCCGGAGTGCAGCGGGCGACTGAACACCCAGGGGACCGAGACGGTCTGCGGGCAGTGTGGGCTCGTCGTCGACGAGTACCGGATCGACCACGGGCCCGAGTGGCGCTCCTTCGCCGACGACGAGACGTCGCCCGAGCGGACCGGCGCGCCGCTCACCCAGTCGCGACACGACCGCGGTCTCTCGACCGACATCGGTCGATCGACCCGGATCAAGGGGCGGAAGCGGCGTCGGCTGTCGCGGATGCGGACCCAGCACAACCGGGCCCAGATATCGACGAAACGCGAGCGCAACCAAGTCTACGCGTTCACGGAGATCAGGCGGCTGGTCGGGGCACTATCGCTCCCGCGGCACGTCCGCGAGTCGGCGTGTTCGCTGTTCCGGTCGGCTCAGGAAGCGGACCTGCTCCGTGGCCGGTCGCTGGAGGGCTTTGCCTCCGCGACGGTGTACGCCACCTGTCGGATCTGCTCCGTCTCCCGGACCGTCGACGAGGTGGTCGACGCCGCCAAGGCCAGCGAGACGGAACACCGCGCGGCCTATCGGGCGCTGAACCGCGAACTCGATATCGCCACCGGTCCGATCCACCCGGTCGAGTACATCCCCCGCTACGCCAGCGAACTCGACGTGAGCGAAGCGGTCCGCCGGAACGCCGAGGCCCACGCGCGGCGCCTCCGCGAGTCGGGCGACATCGCGGGCCGCAACCCGAGCGGCGTCGCCGCGGCCTGTCTCTACACGGCCGCCCGCGAGGCCGGCGCGTCGCTCACCCAGCAGGATGCCGCCGACGTGGCCGGCGTCACCCCCGTGACCGTCCGCAACACCTACGCGCTGCTGACGGAGTGA
- a CDS encoding ParA family protein: MSDGEAGTVAALVGATGGAGTTRLTVELGALLAADGRSVAVLDAAFATQGLSDYLSGRLDPDLTALLTDRREAPLEAGLVDLPLDADGGRLACCPAAAPFERLARAKSADAARRFESRIAAAADAFDHVVVDTPPVAANQSVAAVNAADRTVVVAPATTRGRDAVQRLRGRIEDIGASADAVVATRGDLSVADAALPETTAAVTAAPTCLDEGTVATAVAEVADVVFDADPSVEDGTGLLDSVGDFVPR; encoded by the coding sequence ATGAGCGACGGTGAGGCCGGCACGGTGGCGGCGCTGGTCGGGGCGACGGGCGGGGCGGGGACCACGCGACTGACGGTCGAACTCGGGGCGCTCCTCGCGGCCGACGGCCGGTCGGTCGCGGTCCTCGACGCCGCCTTCGCCACACAGGGGCTGTCCGACTACCTCTCCGGGCGACTCGACCCGGACCTGACGGCGCTGCTCACCGACCGACGGGAGGCGCCGCTCGAAGCGGGGCTGGTCGACCTGCCGCTCGACGCCGACGGCGGACGGTTGGCCTGTTGTCCCGCCGCGGCACCGTTCGAGCGCCTGGCCCGGGCGAAATCCGCCGACGCGGCCCGGCGCTTCGAGTCGCGCATCGCCGCCGCGGCCGACGCGTTCGACCACGTGGTCGTCGACACGCCGCCCGTGGCGGCGAACCAGTCGGTCGCGGCGGTGAACGCCGCCGATCGAACCGTCGTCGTCGCGCCGGCGACGACGCGAGGACGCGACGCCGTCCAGCGACTCCGTGGCCGAATCGAGGACATCGGAGCGAGTGCCGACGCCGTCGTCGCGACCCGTGGCGACCTGTCGGTCGCCGACGCTGCCCTGCCCGAGACGACGGCGGCGGTGACGGCCGCGCCGACTTGTCTTGACGAGGGGACGGTCGCGACGGCCGTCGCCGAGGTGGCCGACGTCGTCTTCGACGCCGACCCCTCGGTCGAGGACGGAACCGGGCTGCTCGACTCGGTCGGCGACTTCGTCCCGCGGTAG
- a CDS encoding peroxiredoxin has product MLEPGDPAPDVSARNQDGESVTPDFGEPTVVFFYPEDFTKGCTAEAAEFQAALPEFRELGVAVYGVSMDDAERHAEFADAEGLRFDLLADPDGTVAEAFGVSTEHGYADRRTVLLADGEVLATYAPEPAGHAADVLDDVRGKFVVEG; this is encoded by the coding sequence ATGCTCGAACCCGGCGATCCGGCGCCCGACGTCTCGGCGCGCAACCAGGACGGCGAGTCGGTGACACCCGACTTCGGGGAGCCGACGGTCGTCTTCTTCTACCCCGAGGACTTCACGAAGGGCTGTACGGCCGAGGCCGCGGAGTTCCAGGCGGCGCTCCCGGAGTTCCGCGAACTCGGCGTCGCCGTCTACGGCGTCTCGATGGACGACGCCGAGCGCCACGCGGAGTTCGCGGACGCGGAGGGACTGCGCTTCGACCTGCTCGCCGACCCGGACGGGACCGTCGCCGAGGCGTTCGGCGTCTCGACGGAGCACGGATACGCCGACCGCCGCACCGTCCTCCTCGCCGACGGCGAGGTGCTCGCGACCTACGCCCCCGAGCCGGCCGGCCACGCCGCGGACGTCCTCGACGACGTCCGCGGGAAGTTCGTCGTCGAAGGGTAA